One genomic region from Nocardia vinacea encodes:
- the typA gene encoding translational GTPase TypA has translation MSSARDFRNVAIVAHVDHGKTTLVDAMLRQSGAFAERAELVDRVMDSGDLEREKGITILAKNTAVHRHHQDGSVTVINVIDTPGHADFGGEVERGLSMVDGVVLLVDASEGPLPQTRFVLRKALAAKLPVILVVNKTDRPDARIEEVVEESHDLLLDLASDLDDEAAEAAELALDLPVLYASGRAGKASKERPENGSAPAADNLDALFDVLLENIPAPKGDPTAPLQAHVTNLDASAFLGRLALVRIYSGELRKGQNVAWMHGDGIKQVKITELLQTIGVERQPGEVAEAGDIVAIAGIPEIMIGDTLADIDNPVALPRITVDEPAISVTIGTNTSPMVGRVKGHKLTARMVKSRLDSELVGNVSLRVLDIGRPDAWEVQGRGELALAILVEQMRREGFELTVGKPQVVTKQVDGKVHEPYEELTIDCPDEYLGAITQLLAARKGKMVQMNNHAAGWVRMEFIVPSRGLIGFRTDFLTETRGTGIANAVSHGYAPWAGEIRARHTGSLVSDRAGSVTPFAMIQLADRGQFFVEPGADTYEGHVVGINPRAEDLDINVTREKKLTNMRSSTADVMETLAKPLQLDLEAAMEFCAADECVEVTPEIVRVRKVILGATERGRELSRRKARDRAAL, from the coding sequence GTGTCGTCTGCACGCGATTTTCGCAACGTCGCCATCGTGGCCCACGTCGACCACGGTAAGACGACGCTGGTCGACGCCATGCTGCGCCAGTCCGGCGCCTTCGCCGAACGCGCCGAGCTCGTCGATCGTGTGATGGACTCCGGTGACCTGGAGCGCGAGAAGGGCATCACCATTCTCGCCAAGAACACCGCGGTGCACCGGCACCATCAGGACGGTTCGGTCACCGTGATCAACGTCATCGACACTCCGGGCCACGCCGATTTCGGTGGTGAGGTCGAGCGCGGTCTGTCCATGGTCGACGGTGTCGTGCTGCTGGTCGACGCGTCCGAGGGACCGCTGCCCCAGACCCGCTTCGTGCTGCGCAAGGCGCTGGCCGCGAAGTTGCCGGTCATCCTGGTGGTGAACAAGACCGACCGCCCCGACGCCCGCATCGAAGAGGTTGTCGAGGAGAGCCACGATCTGCTGCTCGACCTGGCCTCCGATCTGGACGACGAGGCTGCCGAGGCCGCCGAACTCGCGCTGGACCTGCCGGTCCTCTACGCCTCCGGCCGTGCGGGCAAGGCCTCCAAGGAACGTCCCGAGAACGGCAGCGCGCCGGCCGCGGACAACCTGGACGCCCTGTTCGACGTGCTGCTGGAGAACATCCCGGCGCCCAAGGGCGATCCGACCGCGCCGCTGCAGGCGCACGTCACCAACCTCGACGCCTCGGCCTTCCTGGGTCGCCTCGCGTTGGTCCGCATCTACAGCGGTGAGCTGCGCAAGGGCCAGAACGTCGCGTGGATGCACGGCGACGGCATCAAGCAGGTCAAGATCACCGAACTGCTGCAGACCATCGGCGTCGAGCGTCAGCCCGGCGAGGTCGCCGAGGCCGGTGACATCGTGGCCATCGCGGGGATCCCGGAGATCATGATCGGCGACACCCTTGCCGATATCGACAATCCCGTCGCGCTGCCGCGTATCACCGTTGATGAGCCGGCCATCTCGGTCACCATCGGCACCAACACCTCACCGATGGTCGGCCGGGTGAAGGGCCACAAGCTGACCGCGCGCATGGTGAAGTCGCGGCTGGACTCCGAGCTGGTCGGCAATGTCTCGCTGCGTGTACTCGATATCGGCCGCCCGGACGCCTGGGAGGTGCAGGGCCGCGGTGAGCTGGCGCTGGCCATCCTGGTCGAGCAGATGCGTCGCGAGGGCTTCGAGTTGACCGTCGGCAAGCCGCAGGTGGTCACCAAACAGGTCGACGGCAAGGTGCACGAGCCCTACGAAGAGCTGACCATCGACTGCCCCGACGAGTACCTCGGCGCGATCACGCAGCTGCTCGCCGCCCGCAAGGGCAAGATGGTCCAGATGAACAACCACGCCGCGGGCTGGGTGCGGATGGAGTTCATCGTTCCATCGCGCGGCCTGATCGGCTTCCGCACCGACTTCCTCACCGAAACCCGCGGCACCGGTATCGCCAACGCGGTCTCGCACGGCTACGCACCGTGGGCCGGTGAGATCCGCGCCCGCCACACCGGTTCGCTGGTTTCCGACCGCGCGGGCTCGGTGACCCCGTTCGCCATGATCCAGTTGGCCGATCGCGGTCAGTTCTTCGTGGAGCCGGGTGCGGACACCTACGAGGGGCATGTCGTCGGCATCAACCCGCGCGCCGAGGATCTCGATATCAATGTCACCCGCGAGAAGAAGCTGACCAATATGCGCAGCTCGACCGCCGATGTGATGGAGACACTCGCCAAGCCGCTGCAACTCGACCTGGAGGCGGCGATGGAGTTCTGTGCCGCCGACGAATGTGTCGAGGTCACGCCGGAGATCGTGCGGGTGCGCAAGGTCATCCTCGGTGCCACCGAACGCGGTCGCGAACTGTCGCGACGGAAGGCTCGGGACCGGGCTGCGCTGTAA
- a CDS encoding 4a-hydroxytetrahydrobiopterin dehydratase, with protein sequence MSEPKLTEAELTEALTELSDWTRSGDTITRTIEAETFPAGIELVRQVAEVAEKANHHPDIDIRWRRVTFALSTHDSGGLTALDVSLAREIDRLAAQSD encoded by the coding sequence ATGAGCGAACCGAAACTAACTGAGGCAGAACTCACCGAAGCTTTGACCGAGCTGTCGGACTGGACCCGGTCCGGCGACACCATCACCCGCACGATCGAGGCCGAGACCTTTCCCGCGGGCATCGAACTCGTGCGTCAGGTCGCCGAAGTCGCCGAGAAAGCGAACCATCATCCGGATATCGATATCCGCTGGCGTCGGGTGACCTTCGCCCTCTCGACCCACGACTCGGGCGGACTCACCGCGCTGGACGTGTCGCTGGCTCGCGAGATAGATCGGCTTGCGGCGCAATCCGATTGA
- a CDS encoding mannosyltransferase, with protein MNRSLRLAVPVLGLSVLARLLWMLLTKNGMNLVDLHVYVDGSAALLTDRLYDFTYAEKTPDFPLPFTYPPFAALVFFPLHYFPFTVIAVLWLLAIVVALYVVVWIAFELILGAERMGEPRWRTAAVWWTAIGIWMEPVRTTIDYGQVNVFLVLGAMLAVRSSRWWLSGGLIGVIAGIKLTPAISGLYFVARRRWGTAVWSAVVFGATVGVSFLINHKEAKRYFGTLLGDADRIGPVGSVWNQSLRGALSRLLGHDVQSGPWWLASVAVVAILAFFAWRALGPDDRLGTLIIVQLFGLMVSPISWSHHFVWLLPTVMWLVYGPLRQAPGARILAGYWLVTTLVGVPWVLSFAQPSIWTISRPGVLSWLGAVDVLGVLVLYGWVIWSGRMVNRIAPQADLSREPATRPAR; from the coding sequence TTGAACCGAAGTCTCCGATTGGCTGTGCCGGTGCTCGGTCTGTCCGTATTGGCCAGGCTGCTGTGGATGCTGCTGACGAAGAACGGGATGAATCTCGTCGATCTGCACGTCTATGTCGACGGTTCGGCGGCCCTGCTCACCGACCGGCTCTATGACTTCACCTACGCCGAGAAGACCCCGGACTTCCCGCTGCCGTTCACCTATCCGCCGTTCGCGGCGCTCGTCTTCTTCCCACTGCACTATTTTCCGTTCACCGTGATCGCGGTGCTCTGGCTGCTGGCCATTGTCGTCGCGCTGTATGTAGTGGTGTGGATCGCCTTCGAATTGATCCTCGGTGCGGAGCGGATGGGCGAGCCGCGGTGGCGCACCGCCGCGGTCTGGTGGACCGCGATCGGCATCTGGATGGAGCCGGTGCGGACCACCATCGACTACGGCCAGGTCAATGTGTTCCTGGTGCTCGGGGCCATGCTCGCGGTGCGTAGTTCGCGATGGTGGCTGTCCGGCGGACTGATCGGTGTGATCGCGGGAATCAAACTGACACCGGCGATTTCGGGGCTGTACTTCGTAGCGCGGCGGCGGTGGGGGACCGCGGTGTGGTCGGCGGTGGTTTTCGGTGCGACGGTCGGGGTCAGCTTCCTGATCAACCACAAGGAGGCCAAACGGTACTTCGGCACGCTGCTCGGTGACGCGGATCGGATCGGTCCGGTGGGCTCGGTCTGGAATCAGTCCCTACGCGGTGCGCTGAGCCGTCTGCTCGGTCATGACGTCCAATCCGGGCCGTGGTGGTTGGCGTCCGTCGCGGTGGTCGCCATCCTGGCCTTCTTCGCTTGGCGCGCACTGGGTCCCGACGATCGGTTGGGCACCCTGATCATCGTGCAACTGTTCGGGCTGATGGTCTCGCCCATCTCTTGGTCGCATCACTTCGTGTGGCTGCTGCCCACGGTGATGTGGTTGGTGTACGGGCCGCTGCGGCAGGCGCCCGGCGCTCGGATACTCGCCGGATATTGGTTGGTCACGACCCTGGTCGGCGTGCCGTGGGTGCTCTCGTTCGCCCAGCCGTCGATCTGGACCATCTCGCGGCCGGGGGTGCTGTCCTGGCTCGGTGCCGTGGACGTGCTCGGCGTGCTGGTGCTCTACGGCTGGGTGATCTGGTCCGGGCGCATGGTCAATCGGATTGCGCCGCAAGCCGATCTATCTCGCGAGCCAGCGACACGTCCAGCGCGGTGA
- a CDS encoding DUF1906 domain-containing protein: MRSISVSRRQLFTYTAAAAAVGIAAPRASAAGVLGTLVDYAGGVPSAGAILDDGHLGVIRYVSDRRPGAEWMEGKPLRAREVDQLHAAGLTIVSNYQFGKGPTADWRGGLEAGKKHADRGLELHLAAGGPENRPIYASIDDNPTPADFATMIAAYILGWESVLGKQNVGIYANAPTIELARAAGLGSWYWQHNWGTPKGFVHPSAHLHQIEIDKRAIDGIGVDVNNVLAPEYGQW; this comes from the coding sequence ATGCGTTCCATTTCTGTGTCTCGCCGCCAGCTGTTCACCTACACCGCCGCGGCCGCCGCCGTCGGGATCGCCGCGCCCCGCGCTTCGGCGGCCGGTGTGCTCGGCACCCTCGTCGACTACGCGGGCGGTGTTCCGTCCGCCGGCGCGATCCTGGATGACGGTCACCTCGGCGTCATCCGCTACGTCTCCGATCGTCGTCCCGGTGCCGAATGGATGGAGGGGAAGCCATTGCGCGCAAGGGAGGTCGACCAACTGCACGCTGCCGGGCTGACGATCGTGTCGAACTACCAGTTCGGCAAGGGTCCGACCGCCGATTGGCGCGGTGGCCTGGAGGCGGGCAAGAAGCATGCCGACCGCGGCCTGGAACTGCATCTGGCCGCGGGCGGTCCGGAGAACCGGCCGATTTACGCGTCCATCGATGACAATCCGACCCCGGCAGATTTCGCGACCATGATCGCGGCGTACATCCTCGGCTGGGAGTCGGTGCTCGGCAAACAGAACGTCGGCATCTACGCCAATGCGCCGACCATCGAACTGGCACGCGCCGCGGGCCTGGGTTCCTGGTACTGGCAGCACAATTGGGGCACACCCAAGGGTTTCGTACACCCGTCCGCGCATCTACACCAGATCGAGATCGACAAACGCGCCATCGACGGCATCGGTGTCGATGTCAACAATGTCTTGGCCCCCGAGTACGGCCAGTGGTGA
- a CDS encoding CHAP domain-containing protein, whose product MSEHEVAQRRRYWWPLLGLVVVALVAAGVVGVRWWQDRAQPAITGDRLTAFPAIDRSGLDPTQGRIVAVLEREFKAQGDSPKYSEGSDEPWCADFVSWVLREAGAPLANPNSGSWRIPGVYTLQEYYQGADRFAPIGSGYQPRTGDVLLYAEGSPFDQHTNFVLTAANGTVTTVGGNEFGEVAIHRFALVEVPGVVGFGRL is encoded by the coding sequence ATGTCGGAGCACGAGGTGGCCCAGCGGCGACGGTATTGGTGGCCGTTGCTGGGCCTGGTGGTGGTTGCGCTGGTCGCGGCCGGTGTGGTCGGGGTGCGCTGGTGGCAGGATCGCGCACAACCCGCAATCACCGGAGACCGCTTGACCGCATTTCCCGCGATCGACAGGTCCGGGCTGGACCCCACGCAGGGACGGATCGTCGCGGTTCTCGAACGCGAGTTCAAGGCGCAGGGTGATAGTCCGAAGTACAGCGAAGGTTCCGACGAACCGTGGTGCGCCGACTTCGTCAGCTGGGTGCTGCGGGAGGCGGGGGCGCCGCTGGCCAATCCGAATTCCGGATCGTGGCGGATTCCGGGTGTGTACACGCTGCAGGAGTACTACCAAGGCGCGGACCGCTTCGCGCCGATCGGTTCGGGGTATCAGCCGCGCACCGGTGACGTGCTGCTCTATGCCGAGGGGAGCCCCTTCGACCAGCACACGAATTTCGTGCTCACGGCCGCGAACGGGACCGTGACGACCGTCGGCGGCAATGAATTCGGCGAGGTCGCGATCCATCGTTTCGCACTGGTGGAGGTGCCGGGGGTGGTGGGATTCGGTCGTTTGTGA
- a CDS encoding ABC transporter permease, with protein MDTLWTFVVHRRAQLVTDSYLHVSAVVQSILLATIVAVLIGILVYRSPFGSSVATALASAILTVPSFALLGLLIPFLGLGVGPTITALVLYALLPILRNTIIGLASVDPAIVDAARGVGMNRLRVLARIELPLAWPSILTGMRVSTQMIMGILAIAAYAKGPGLGNLIFSGLARLGSPNAVPQALVGTILIVVLALVLDGIFVIVGRLTTSRGIRD; from the coding sequence CTGGACACACTGTGGACATTCGTGGTGCATCGGCGCGCACAGCTGGTCACCGATTCGTATTTGCATGTCTCGGCGGTGGTGCAGTCGATACTGCTCGCGACGATCGTGGCCGTGCTGATCGGCATCCTGGTCTACCGCAGCCCGTTCGGATCCTCGGTGGCGACGGCGCTGGCCAGCGCCATTCTCACCGTTCCGTCGTTCGCACTGCTCGGGCTGCTGATTCCATTCCTCGGACTCGGTGTCGGACCGACCATTACCGCGCTGGTGCTCTATGCCCTGCTGCCGATTCTGCGCAACACCATCATCGGGTTGGCCTCGGTGGACCCGGCGATCGTGGACGCCGCGCGCGGGGTCGGCATGAATCGGCTCCGGGTGCTCGCGCGCATCGAATTGCCGCTGGCCTGGCCATCGATCCTGACCGGGATGCGGGTCAGCACTCAGATGATCATGGGCATTCTGGCCATTGCCGCCTATGCCAAGGGACCCGGACTCGGCAACCTGATCTTCTCCGGCCTGGCCCGGCTCGGTAGCCCGAATGCGGTGCCGCAGGCGCTGGTCGGGACGATCCTGATCGTCGTACTCGCGCTGGTCCTCGATGGGATCTTCGTCATCGTCGGGCGACTCACCACCTCGAGGGGAATACGTGACTGA
- a CDS encoding ABC transporter ATP-binding protein produces MTDTEIRGDSTASAVSGVEIVLDEVTKHYPGQRDPAVDQVSLTIPAGEIVVLVGPSGCGKTTTMRMINRLIEPTSGTITIGGRDVTGVNPDQLRRGIGYSIQQAGLFPHLTVAKNVATVPGLIGWDRKKVAARTDEMLELVGLDPDTYRDRYPRQLSGGQQQRVGVARALAADPPVLLMDEPFGAVDPITRGLLQDELLRLQSELGKTIVFVTHDFNEAVKLGDRIAVLGNQSRILQYDTPAAILADPADETVAGFVGADASLKQLTLTRVRDVELGSCPTVPESDSVDSLRAALAGRDWPWALILDAQQRPLRWVSSEQLAQANSLRDVGSSVGEQLSLQSTLQDALEALLAEQTATAVVTGRRGEYAGLITIDTLVGHLSAMRATHAGAETDATT; encoded by the coding sequence GTGACTGATACCGAAATCCGCGGCGACAGTACGGCATCGGCGGTATCCGGCGTCGAGATCGTGCTCGACGAGGTCACCAAACACTATCCGGGCCAACGTGATCCGGCGGTCGACCAGGTTTCGCTGACTATCCCGGCGGGCGAAATCGTCGTCCTCGTCGGGCCGTCCGGCTGCGGTAAGACCACCACCATGCGGATGATCAACCGCCTCATCGAGCCGACATCGGGCACCATCACGATCGGCGGACGCGATGTCACCGGTGTGAATCCGGACCAATTGCGCAGGGGCATCGGCTATTCCATCCAGCAGGCCGGGTTGTTTCCGCATCTGACGGTCGCGAAAAACGTTGCGACAGTGCCGGGTCTGATCGGCTGGGATCGCAAGAAGGTCGCCGCGCGGACCGACGAAATGCTCGAGCTGGTCGGCCTCGATCCCGATACCTACCGCGACCGCTATCCCAGGCAGCTCTCTGGCGGCCAGCAGCAGCGCGTCGGAGTGGCCCGTGCTTTAGCCGCCGATCCGCCGGTGCTGCTGATGGACGAGCCGTTCGGCGCGGTCGATCCGATCACCCGCGGTCTACTGCAGGACGAGCTGCTGCGGCTGCAATCCGAACTGGGTAAAACCATCGTGTTCGTCACCCACGATTTCAACGAGGCGGTGAAGCTCGGCGACCGAATCGCGGTGCTGGGCAATCAATCCCGCATTCTGCAGTACGACACCCCGGCGGCGATACTGGCAGATCCCGCGGATGAGACCGTGGCCGGTTTCGTCGGCGCGGATGCCTCGCTCAAGCAGCTCACCCTCACCCGGGTCCGCGATGTCGAGCTCGGCAGCTGCCCGACGGTCCCGGAGTCCGATTCGGTCGACAGCCTCCGCGCCGCGCTGGCCGGACGGGATTGGCCATGGGCGCTGATTCTCGACGCGCAGCAGCGGCCATTGCGTTGGGTGTCGAGTGAGCAACTGGCACAGGCGAATTCGTTGCGTGATGTCGGCTCTTCAGTCGGTGAGCAGCTTTCACTGCAATCGACACTGCAGGATGCGTTGGAGGCCTTGCTCGCCGAACAGACCGCGACCGCGGTCGTCACCGGTCGGCGCGGTGAATACGCCGGATTGATCACGATCGACACGCTCGTCGGCCATCTGTCGGCCATGCGCGCCACGCATGCGGGCGCCGAGACGGATGCGACGACATGA
- a CDS encoding ABC transporter permease — MTTATTAPATASPTTLRRAERIRLLVQPAVVLVLTAGVLVWAFRRDLTVTQQASISVSNIATVTWQHVLITATVVVIVVAVAVPLGTLLTRPGYRRLAPLFVGIANIGAAAPAIGLIVLFYLATHTTGFWIGVAPIAFYSLLPVLRNTILGYQQVDPAVIDAGRGQGMSAPTVLRRIEFPLAIPYILAGLRTSLVLAVGTATLSFLVSAGGLGILIDTGYKLRDNVTLVVGAVLAVALALLVDWLGALAEQYLGPRGLK; from the coding sequence ATGACCACGGCGACCACCGCACCGGCCACCGCATCGCCGACGACACTGCGTCGGGCCGAACGCATCCGGCTGCTGGTCCAACCGGCGGTCGTGCTCGTGCTCACCGCGGGTGTGCTGGTGTGGGCATTCCGGCGCGATCTCACCGTCACCCAGCAGGCCAGTATCAGCGTTTCCAATATCGCGACCGTCACCTGGCAGCATGTGTTGATCACCGCGACAGTCGTGGTGATCGTCGTCGCGGTAGCGGTACCGCTGGGCACACTGCTCACCCGCCCCGGATATCGCCGTCTGGCACCACTTTTCGTCGGTATCGCCAATATCGGCGCTGCCGCACCCGCGATCGGCCTGATCGTGCTGTTCTACCTCGCTACCCATACCACAGGGTTCTGGATCGGCGTCGCGCCGATCGCCTTCTATTCACTACTTCCCGTGCTGCGCAATACGATCCTCGGCTACCAGCAGGTGGATCCCGCCGTCATCGATGCCGGACGCGGCCAGGGCATGTCGGCACCGACAGTATTGCGCCGCATCGAATTTCCGCTCGCCATTCCCTACATCCTGGCCGGGCTGCGCACCTCGCTGGTGCTGGCCGTCGGCACCGCGACGCTGTCGTTCCTGGTGAGCGCGGGTGGTCTCGGCATTCTGATCGATACCGGGTACAAGCTGCGCGATAACGTCACGCTGGTGGTCGGAGCCGTCCTCGCGGTCGCGCTGGCGCTGCTCGTCGACTGGCTCGGCGCGTTGGCCGAACAGTACTTGGGGCCGAGGGGGTTGAAGTGA
- a CDS encoding glycine betaine ABC transporter substrate-binding protein yields MRTWVLGLAAAFVLSACGLQSGSAVPLRVGPGSIRPVPELDGVSITVGSKDFTEQNILGYLIEFALSAAGAQVRDLTNIQGSNSVRDAQLHGQIDISYEYTGTGWINYLGNETPVPDEVGQFEAVRDADLAAHGIVWTDMAPMNNTYALVMSADTAKETGVVTLSDYARLIATDPAAAATCVGTEFNVRQDGYPGMARKYGIDVGKVRKQIVQDAVVYQATADAKQCRFGSVAATDGRIPALGLVLLKDDLGFFPKYNAALVMRKSFADAHPQVADIMAPISKKLTNEAITELNRQVDVDGREPAEVARDWMVAEGFVTAR; encoded by the coding sequence GTGAGGACATGGGTGCTGGGCCTTGCGGCCGCATTCGTATTGAGCGCCTGCGGATTACAGTCCGGGAGCGCGGTGCCGCTGCGGGTAGGTCCCGGCAGTATTCGTCCGGTGCCCGAGCTCGACGGTGTCTCGATTACGGTGGGCTCCAAGGACTTCACCGAGCAGAACATCCTGGGATATCTCATCGAATTCGCCCTGTCCGCGGCGGGGGCGCAGGTCCGGGATCTGACGAATATCCAGGGCTCCAATAGTGTTCGCGATGCCCAGCTGCACGGTCAGATCGATATCTCCTACGAATACACCGGCACCGGATGGATCAACTATCTCGGCAACGAGACACCGGTTCCGGATGAGGTCGGGCAGTTCGAGGCGGTTCGCGACGCGGATCTGGCCGCGCACGGCATCGTGTGGACGGATATGGCCCCCATGAACAACACGTACGCGCTGGTGATGAGCGCCGATACCGCGAAGGAGACCGGTGTCGTCACGCTGTCCGACTATGCCCGGCTGATCGCTACCGACCCGGCCGCCGCCGCGACGTGCGTCGGCACCGAATTCAATGTGCGCCAAGACGGTTATCCCGGAATGGCGCGCAAGTACGGAATCGATGTCGGCAAGGTGCGCAAGCAGATCGTGCAGGATGCGGTCGTCTATCAGGCCACCGCCGATGCCAAGCAGTGCCGGTTCGGCTCGGTCGCCGCCACCGACGGCCGGATTCCGGCGCTCGGGCTCGTCTTGCTGAAGGACGATCTGGGCTTCTTCCCGAAATACAATGCGGCACTGGTGATGCGGAAATCCTTCGCCGACGCGCATCCACAGGTCGCCGACATCATGGCACCGATATCGAAGAAGCTGACCAATGAGGCGATCACCGAATTGAATCGCCAGGTCGACGTTGATGGACGCGAACCCGCTGAGGTAGCGCGGGATTGGATGGTGGCGGAAGGGTTCGTCACAGCTCGCTGA